A stretch of DNA from Promicromonospora sukumoe:
CCCGGACCACTCGGCGCGGGACTGGAGCAGGCCGAGAAGGGCGAGCAGCCGCCCCGCCGTCGTCGTCATCTCCGCTCCTCACCGGCATCCGAAACCAGCATCTGAAAAAAGTTCTGGGACCGGTTCAGAATAGAGGAAAGAACCGTTCCTGAACCGCTCGTAGTGTCGGAGACATGAACACCAACGACACCAGCATCCGCCCCTTCCGCATCGACATCCCCCAGGCCGACCTCGACGACCTGAACGACCGCCTCGCCCGCACCCGCTTCGCCCCGGCCGCGCCCGGCGACTCCTGGGACTACGGCACGCCCGAGTCCTACCTGCGCGAGTCGGTCGAGCAGTGGCGCGACGGCTTCGACTGGCGCGCGGTCGAGGAGCGCGTCAACGCGTTCCCCCAGTTCCTGACCGAGATCGACGGCCAGACGGTCCACTTCCTGCACGTCCGCTCGGCCGAGCCGGGCGCCCGCGCCCTTCTGCTGACCCACACCTACCCGGGCTCGGTGCTCGACTTCCTCGACATGATCGGCCCGCTCACCGACCCCGTTGCCCACGGCGGCCGCGCCGAGGACGCCTTCCACGTGGTGGTCCCGTCCATCCCCGGCTTCGGCTTCAGCACCCCGCTGAGCCAGCCCGCCGACGGCGGCACCTGGACCATGGCCCGCGTCGCCCGCACCTGGGACACCCTGATGCGCCGGCTCGGCTACCAGTCCTACGGCACCCACGGCAGCGACGCGGGCGCCATGGTCAGCCGCGAGCTGGCCGTGCTCGACCCCGAGGGCTTCCTGGGCGCGCACGTGCTCCAGCTCTTCTCGTTCCCGACCGGCGCCGACGGCGAGATGGACGGCTTCGGCCCCAAGGAGTTCGCGGCGCTGGAGCACCTGCAGTGGTTCCAGAGCGTCGGCGCGTACAACACGATGAACGGCTCCCGGCCCCAGACCGTGGCGGCCGGGCTCAGCGACTCGCCGGTGGGGCAGCTCGCCTACAACGAGCTGTTCGAGAGCTTCGGCAACGGCACGAGCCTGGTCTCCCGCGACCAGGTCCTGGCGCAGGTCAGCCTGTACTGGCTGACCAACACGTCGGCCACCTCGGTGCGCTACCACTACAGCGAGGCACGGTCCGGGGCGGAGCCGGTGGTGAGCCAGGGCCGCATCGGCGTCGCCGTCTTCGCCGACGACTTCAAGACGATCCGGGCGTTCGCCGACCGCGACAACGCCCGCATCGAGCACTGGTCCGAGTACCCGACGGGCGGCCACTACGCGGCGATGGAGGTCCCGGACGTCCTGGTCGCCGACCTCCGCACCTTCTTCGAGACGCCCTGACCCACCCCCGGACGGGCGAAACCCCGCTGGTCGAGCTTGTCGAGACCTCGAAACGGTCTCGACAAGCTCGACCAGCGGGGCGCACGTCTGCCCTGAGGGTCAGTGGGCCTCGTGGGTGTGGGGCTCCCCGCCCGTGACGCCGTTCAGCTCGTTCGGGGTGACGCCGAGCTCCGCGGACTTCCAGACCTCACCCGTCTCGACGTCCACCGCGTGGATCGAGTCGTTCGCCGGGTCGGTCACGTAGACCGAGCCGTCCAGGGTCAGGATCGCCGGACGCGGCTCCTGCCACTCGGTCGGCTCCTCCCACTCGTCGATCACGGGGATCGACTGCGTGAGCTTGCCGGACTCCGGGTCGATCACGTGCACCTGGCCGTCCGTGCCGAGCACGAGGGCCTCGCCGTCGTCGCCCCGCGCGAGGGACCGGAAGGTGTACGACGACGGCAGGTCGACGAGCTGGAGGTCGCCGGTCCGGGTGTCGATCAGCGAGACCTGCGTGGGCCGCTCGAGCTCGGCGTCCTTGTCCTTCTTGTAGTCGCCCAGCACGACCGGCGACGCCTCGGTGCCGGCCTGGTTGCCGATGCGGCCGTAGGCGTCGGGCGAGGTGACCTTGGTGATCTCGCCGTCCGCGTAGACCACCGCGCCGTCCTCGCAGCCGATGACGACGGCCTCGTCGGCGGCCACGGCCTCGCCGTGCACGCCGGGGCACTCGTCGGAGGCCGCGATCTCCTTGTCGTCGCCGTCGAGCGCCCGGATGCCGGTGCGGGCGTCCTCGGTGCCCTCGGAGATCACGAGGGTGTCGTCGGTCAGCTCGACGGCCACGCCGTGGTGGGCCGACGGCGTCGTGTACTCGCGGGCCGCCGCGTCGGCGTCCGCCACGTGCGCCGAGTCGAGCACGCGCACCAGGCCGGTGCCGTCGTCGAACAGGGCGGTGCGGCCCTCGTGGACCACGACGTGCCCGGGCTCGGACGCCTCGTAGGTGACGTCGGTCAGGCTCGGCTCGGCCGTCCAGTAGTGGGCGTGGTCGCCGTGCGCCTCGGCCCAGGAGCCCAGGTCGAGGGCCTTGAAGCCGCCGGTCGTGGAGACCATCAGGTGCCGCTCGTCGCCGGCCGGGTTCAGCCGGGTGAAGCCCTCCAGCTCGACCTCGCCCACGGGTTCGAGGCTCATCGCGTCGAGCACCACGACGCCGCCGTCGTACGTGACGGCGAGGCGGGCCGTGCGGGCCTGGGCCTCGGT
This window harbors:
- the aztD gene encoding zinc metallochaperone AztD, giving the protein MRNHTTRAAAGLGAALSLVLLSACATEGDPAGSASGSASAEADGHDEHEEGATEAQARTARLAVTYDGGVVVLDAMSLEPVGEVELEGFTRLNPAGDERHLMVSTTGGFKALDLGSWAEAHGDHAHYWTAEPSLTDVTYEASEPGHVVVHEGRTALFDDGTGLVRVLDSAHVADADAAAREYTTPSAHHGVAVELTDDTLVISEGTEDARTGIRALDGDDKEIAASDECPGVHGEAVAADEAVVIGCEDGAVVYADGEITKVTSPDAYGRIGNQAGTEASPVVLGDYKKDKDAELERPTQVSLIDTRTGDLQLVDLPSSYTFRSLARGDDGEALVLGTDGQVHVIDPESGKLTQSIPVIDEWEEPTEWQEPRPAILTLDGSVYVTDPANDSIHAVDVETGEVWKSAELGVTPNELNGVTGGEPHTHEAH
- a CDS encoding epoxide hydrolase family protein; amino-acid sequence: MNTNDTSIRPFRIDIPQADLDDLNDRLARTRFAPAAPGDSWDYGTPESYLRESVEQWRDGFDWRAVEERVNAFPQFLTEIDGQTVHFLHVRSAEPGARALLLTHTYPGSVLDFLDMIGPLTDPVAHGGRAEDAFHVVVPSIPGFGFSTPLSQPADGGTWTMARVARTWDTLMRRLGYQSYGTHGSDAGAMVSRELAVLDPEGFLGAHVLQLFSFPTGADGEMDGFGPKEFAALEHLQWFQSVGAYNTMNGSRPQTVAAGLSDSPVGQLAYNELFESFGNGTSLVSRDQVLAQVSLYWLTNTSATSVRYHYSEARSGAEPVVSQGRIGVAVFADDFKTIRAFADRDNARIEHWSEYPTGGHYAAMEVPDVLVADLRTFFETP